In a genomic window of Quercus lobata isolate SW786 chromosome 4, ValleyOak3.0 Primary Assembly, whole genome shotgun sequence:
- the LOC115986090 gene encoding uncharacterized protein LOC115986090 — translation MEVNWRDRHYGHIRVWNTRARSLCPGARLEGDMSSAHPYFDWYDRVTWRFVDHTSASLIIMVASHKKLLKLYTVGSPEYNHISAILKTVERLHRITARLPLEDIDGANPEAPEDTGRPSTSSTRASHSHGQRAASHQVVSRADLPPPPCASPAPEFPPPPHASPSPEIPPHTAHAVSDLDISLPTTHASFHPEIPSHTSHTFFDPAHLSFTPPSFDLGPDFNQTPPVMHTQSPSYNIGHIDHVPPHSHSMSFMPTPRLHIDPMSTGTHISFATPSSPAVVGSQAKQPAVHVENEQVVGLQSPPQGRPKRTMKAPPCGTSGHKAGHNAGPTVGPENASQVILSSPVLNEGELESLLNDPSLKPQVLPTFFDIRKGVDGSLEKTLNIYSEAADEAVRNGSQLLVLSDRSDVLEPTRLAVPILLAVGAVHQHLIQNGLRMSASIVAETAQCFSTHQFACLVGFGASAICPYLALETCRQWRLSNKTVNLMRNGKMPTVTIEQAQKNFCKAVKSGLLKILSKMGISLLSSYCGAQIFEIYGLGKEIVDLSFCGSVSKIGGLTFDEVSKT, via the exons ATGGAGGTGAATTGGAGGGACAGACATTATGGCCATATCCGAGTATGGAATACTCGAGCACGATCTCTATGTCCTGGAGCACGACTAGAGGGTGATATGTCGTCTGCTCATCCATACTTCGATTGGTACGATAGGGTGACTTGGAGGTTCGTCGACCACACTTCGGCTTCACTTATTATTATG gTTGCCAGTCACAAGAAGTTGTTGAAACTTTATACAGTAGGCAGTCCTGAGTACAACCATATTTCAGCTATACTTAAGACAGTGGAACGCCTTCACCGTATAACTGCTCGACTTCCGTTGGAAGATATCGATGGGGCAAATCCAGAAGCGCCAGAAGATACTGGACGACCAAGCACGAGCTCAACTCGTGCCAGCCATAGCCATGGTCAGCGTGCTGCATCCCATCAGGTTGTCAGTAGGGCAGATCTCCCTCCACCCCCATGTGCATCTCCTGCCCCAGAGTTCCCTCCACCTCCACATGCATCTCCTTCCCCAGAGATCCCTCCACATACTGCTCATGCAGTTTCTGACCTAGATATCTCTCTACCCACTACTCATGCATCTTTTCACCCCGAGATCCCTTCACACACCTCACATACATTTTTTGATCCTGCTCATCTTTCATTTACTCCACCATCCTTTGATCTCGGCCCTGATTTCAATCAAACCCCTCCTGTCATGCACACGCAATCCCCATCGTACAACATTGGTCATATAGACCATGTACCGCCCCATAGTCACTCCATGTCATTCATGCCCACTCCTAGACTGCATATAGATCCCATGAGTACGGGCACTCACATTTCATTTGCTACACCATCCTCCCCCGCAGTTGTTGGGAGTCAAGCAAAACAACCAGCTGTGCATGTTGAGAATGAGCAGGTTGTTGGGTTACAGTCACCCCCACAAGGTCGACCTAAACGTACAATGAAAGCACCTCCTTGTGGGACAAGTGGTCACAAAGCAGGACACAACGCTGGCCCCACG GTTGGACCTGAAAATGCTTCACAG GTTATTTTGTCCAGTCCCGTACTGAATGAAGGGGAGCTTGAGTCCTTGCTAAATGATCCCTCTTTGAAACCTCAAGTTTTGCCAACATTTTTTGATATTCGTAAAGGAGTTGATGGTTCCTTGGAAAAGAcactaaatatatatagtgAAGCTGCTGATGAAGCTGTTCGAAATGGTTCCCAACTGCTTGTTCTGTCAGACCGTTCTGATGTGCTG GAACCAACTCGTCTGGCAGTTCCAATACTTCTGGCTGTTGGTGCGGTTCATCAGCATCTTATTCAGAATGGATTGCGAATGTCAGCTTCTATTGTTGCAGAGACTGCACAATGCTTCAGCACTCATCAGTTTGCCTGTTTGGTTGGATTTGGTGCAAG TGCCATATGTCCATACTTGGCATTAGAAACATGCCGACAGTGGCGTCTGAGTAATAAAACCGTAAATTTGATGAGGAATGGAAAGATGCCTACTGTAACAATTGAGCAGGCTCAAAAGAACTTTTGCAAG GCTGTTAAATCCGGTCTTCTCAAAATTCTTTCCAAAATGGGAATCTCATTGCTTTCTAG TTATTGTGGTGCACAGATATTTGAGATTTATGGATTAGGGAAGGAGATTGTTGATCTTTCATTTTGTGGAAGTGTCTCAAAAATTGGTGGATTAACTTTTGATGAGGTTAGCAAAACTTAA